A genomic region of Streptomyces sp. NBC_00247 contains the following coding sequences:
- a CDS encoding alpha/beta hydrolase family protein: MNGPPSLSVDGRFAGWLSSGSSAPRLVLYDLAERREAGRSGVGAARCRAFTWTHLPGVGLVVADPDGTENWSLHRVRVETAEWTPLGGPSAVRARIAGLSERRPAEVVLSTDGAGPGLRDFVRVSLLTGATTVLMTGSDHSAVYFDRDLRLRLTETVTPDGSRELRHAPAPGGGVGALFLRVPHEDALVVRVLRFADDGAGVYLVLPDGPDGVRLAEVGCVPGEPAGVPRTVRAVRGGDFSTVLFAEDTGRPDLVHVEREQRVCEPLDEEWEPRIERLRDALGTEPVVLDRRGDRLLVAAHRPERDARYFVHDTATDDTWPLSKARPGQGPAAVECRPVRVPLRDGAHAVTYVTRGDRERLRGGPGPAVLLVHGGPWRRSRWEYAERRVWLAEQGCTVIEPNFRGSTGFGSAWINAADRQWGAAMQDDLEDTLDWAVAEGLADPDRIALLGGSYGGYAVLQMAATTRRTLRCVVATSPLTDLVRFLAAPPAFWQAAAPMLRRRVGDPDVPEQLRALTEASPVNRPEGFRCPVLLVHGAQDSRVPAEMATRMFMGLAQAGRDATLALFPDEGHEVVSTGNRSALDSLIARYLDEWLGGPGAAEPGRDRTAVPGDTTVKLFDSPRAVRRKAAPAPTSGADHGTSPDAQ, encoded by the coding sequence GTGAACGGGCCGCCGTCGCTCAGCGTCGACGGCCGGTTCGCCGGCTGGCTCTCCAGCGGTTCCTCGGCGCCCCGCCTCGTGCTGTACGACCTGGCGGAACGCCGGGAGGCGGGCCGCTCGGGCGTCGGTGCCGCCCGGTGCAGGGCCTTCACCTGGACGCACCTGCCGGGCGTCGGTCTGGTGGTGGCGGACCCGGACGGTACGGAGAACTGGTCGCTCCACCGGGTCCGGGTCGAGACGGCCGAGTGGACGCCCCTCGGCGGCCCCTCCGCCGTACGGGCGCGGATCGCCGGGCTCTCGGAGCGGCGGCCCGCGGAGGTCGTGCTCTCCACCGACGGCGCCGGCCCAGGACTTCGCGACTTCGTCCGGGTCTCGCTGCTCACCGGGGCTACCACGGTGCTGATGACCGGTTCGGACCACTCCGCGGTGTACTTCGACCGCGATCTGCGGCTCAGGCTGACCGAGACCGTCACGCCCGACGGATCACGGGAGTTGCGCCATGCCCCCGCGCCGGGCGGCGGCGTCGGGGCGCTGTTCCTGCGCGTTCCGCACGAGGACGCGCTCGTCGTGCGGGTCCTGCGGTTCGCCGACGACGGCGCCGGCGTCTACCTGGTGCTGCCCGACGGCCCGGACGGTGTCCGGCTGGCCGAGGTGGGCTGCGTACCGGGGGAGCCGGCGGGTGTGCCGCGGACCGTGCGCGCGGTGCGCGGCGGGGACTTCTCCACCGTGCTGTTCGCGGAGGACACCGGCAGACCCGACCTCGTGCACGTCGAGCGGGAACAGCGGGTCTGCGAACCGCTGGACGAGGAGTGGGAGCCGAGGATCGAGCGGCTGCGCGACGCGCTCGGCACCGAACCGGTGGTCCTGGACCGCCGGGGCGACCGCCTGCTGGTCGCCGCTCATCGCCCCGAGCGCGACGCGCGGTACTTCGTCCACGACACCGCCACCGACGACACCTGGCCGCTCTCAAAAGCCCGGCCCGGCCAGGGCCCGGCGGCGGTCGAGTGCAGGCCGGTCCGGGTGCCGCTCCGGGACGGCGCTCACGCCGTCACCTACGTGACCCGGGGAGACCGGGAACGGCTGCGGGGCGGCCCCGGCCCGGCGGTCCTGCTGGTGCACGGAGGGCCCTGGCGGCGAAGCCGCTGGGAGTACGCCGAGCGGCGGGTCTGGCTGGCCGAGCAGGGCTGCACCGTGATCGAGCCCAACTTCCGCGGCTCCACCGGGTTCGGCAGCGCCTGGATCAACGCCGCGGACCGGCAGTGGGGCGCGGCCATGCAGGACGACCTGGAGGACACCCTGGACTGGGCGGTGGCCGAGGGCCTCGCCGATCCGGACCGGATCGCCCTGCTGGGAGGGAGCTACGGCGGCTATGCCGTCCTGCAGATGGCCGCGACCACCCGCAGGACGCTGCGCTGCGTGGTGGCGACCTCACCCCTGACGGATCTCGTGCGGTTCCTGGCGGCGCCCCCCGCCTTCTGGCAGGCCGCGGCGCCGATGCTGCGGCGCCGGGTGGGCGATCCGGACGTACCGGAGCAGCTGCGGGCGCTGACGGAGGCCTCGCCGGTGAACCGGCCCGAGGGGTTCCGCTGCCCCGTCCTGCTGGTGCACGGCGCCCAGGACAGCCGGGTGCCCGCCGAGATGGCGACCCGGATGTTCATGGGCCTGGCACAGGCAGGCCGGGACGCCACGCTCGCCCTCTTCCCCGACGAGGGGCACGAGGTGGTGAGCACCGGCAACCGGAGCGCACTGGACTCCCTGATCGCCCGGTACCTGGACGAGTGGCTGGGCGGGCCGGGGGCCGCGGAGCCGGGACGGGACCGTACGGCCGTTCCGGGTGACACCACCGTGAAGCTGTTCGACTCACCCCGCGCCGTCCGCCGGAAGGCGGCCCCGGCGCCGACATCTGGAGCGGATCATGGCACTTCACCTGACGCGCAGTAA
- a CDS encoding TauD/TfdA family dioxygenase, which produces MYTENALAHVIQDESVSGAGKSVEQIAAAAREGMEKNRICLIRDFALDPDLYLAFLGEFGEPLMNYSSLSELAKTDPHPQINRVKYKKKAEGAQSVHYVAGGLRPHSARSWRSPRPSHFAMLMVEPGWREVPAGERGESVVVSWHDLFVRLAERDGEVFQEHFDRLSATPITFEANNVREELSSLPLLYPLADARGPYDVGVRLKQDLRDKIVGIKDRIPDFEAYRKSLDYLLDASADEQFFACFPLERGDLLLLDNHRFAHGRLKIVGEYVVDDEARSNNRELWSVTVH; this is translated from the coding sequence ATGTACACGGAGAACGCACTGGCCCACGTCATCCAGGACGAGAGCGTGTCCGGCGCGGGCAAGTCGGTCGAGCAGATCGCGGCCGCGGCGCGCGAGGGCATGGAGAAGAACCGGATCTGCCTGATCCGCGACTTCGCACTCGACCCCGACCTCTACCTCGCCTTCCTCGGGGAGTTCGGCGAGCCGCTGATGAACTACTCCTCGCTCAGCGAGCTGGCGAAGACGGACCCGCACCCGCAGATCAACCGGGTCAAGTACAAGAAGAAGGCCGAGGGCGCCCAGTCGGTGCACTACGTCGCGGGCGGCCTGCGACCCCACTCGGCGCGTTCCTGGCGCTCCCCCCGCCCCTCGCACTTCGCGATGCTGATGGTCGAGCCGGGCTGGCGGGAGGTGCCGGCCGGGGAGCGCGGCGAGTCCGTGGTGGTCAGCTGGCACGATCTCTTCGTCCGGCTGGCCGAGCGCGACGGTGAGGTGTTCCAGGAGCACTTCGACCGGTTGTCCGCCACGCCGATCACCTTCGAGGCCAACAACGTCCGCGAGGAGCTCAGCAGCCTCCCGCTCCTCTACCCGCTGGCGGACGCCCGCGGCCCGTACGACGTCGGCGTGCGGCTGAAGCAGGACCTGCGGGACAAGATCGTGGGCATCAAGGACCGGATTCCGGACTTCGAGGCGTACCGGAAGTCACTGGACTACCTCCTGGACGCCAGTGCGGACGAGCAGTTCTTCGCCTGTTTCCCGCTGGAGCGCGGCGATCTGCTTCTGCTCGACAACCACCGCTTCGCCCACGGCCGCCTCAAGATCGTCGGGGAGTACGTCGTCGACGACGAGGCACGGAGCAACAACCGGGAGCTGTGGAGCGTCACGGTCCACTGA
- the pyrB gene encoding aspartate carbamoyltransferase, giving the protein MSLIGKHILSSDLFDREELERLFELADTLTPVARGRQITRVLEGAVMASLFFEASTRTRLSCESAFLRLGGGVTSTTGSGIMSISKGESLADTSRVVSGYCDLVVMRHPEVDAVHEFAAATNVPVINGGNGAGEHPTQALLDMFALHREFARTDRTMDGRRIALVGDLRHGRTVHSLMKLISRYEDMTIVCVAPESLGMPEELVELAESRGHRVERSDRPETGLKDADLVYTTRLQTERFADRPVPYSDAFRIDKALVSRVCREDAVVMHPLPRDGRPGSNDLATDLNDDPRLAIFRQTDAGIPMRMALFASVLGVADAIPGSLRPATWYRPDYTGPDDAPFYKNVAF; this is encoded by the coding sequence ATGTCGCTCATCGGAAAGCACATTCTCTCCAGCGATCTCTTCGACCGGGAAGAACTGGAGCGGCTCTTCGAACTGGCCGACACGCTGACGCCGGTGGCCCGGGGCCGCCAGATCACCCGCGTACTCGAAGGCGCCGTGATGGCCAGCCTCTTCTTCGAGGCGAGCACCCGCACCAGGCTCAGTTGCGAGTCCGCGTTCCTGCGGCTGGGCGGTGGGGTGACCAGCACCACGGGCTCGGGGATCATGTCGATCTCCAAGGGCGAGTCGCTGGCCGACACCAGCCGCGTGGTCAGCGGGTACTGCGATCTGGTCGTGATGCGGCACCCCGAGGTGGACGCGGTGCACGAGTTCGCCGCCGCCACCAACGTCCCGGTGATCAACGGCGGGAACGGCGCCGGGGAGCACCCGACGCAGGCCCTGCTCGACATGTTCGCGCTGCACCGGGAGTTCGCCCGGACCGACCGCACGATGGACGGCCGGCGGATCGCCCTGGTCGGCGATCTGCGGCACGGCCGTACCGTGCACTCGCTGATGAAGTTGATCTCCCGCTACGAGGACATGACGATCGTCTGTGTCGCCCCCGAATCGCTCGGGATGCCCGAAGAGCTGGTGGAGCTGGCCGAGAGCAGGGGGCACCGGGTCGAGCGGAGCGACCGCCCGGAGACCGGGCTGAAGGACGCCGACCTGGTGTACACGACCCGGTTGCAGACCGAGCGGTTCGCGGACCGGCCGGTGCCGTACAGCGACGCGTTCCGCATCGACAAGGCGCTGGTGAGCCGGGTGTGCCGAGAGGACGCGGTGGTCATGCACCCGCTGCCGAGGGACGGCCGGCCGGGCTCCAACGACCTGGCGACCGACCTCAACGACGATCCCCGCCTGGCGATCTTCCGTCAGACCGACGCCGGTATCCCCATGCGCATGGCGCTGTTCGCCTCGGTGCTCGGCGTGGCCGACGCGATCCCCGGCTCGCTGCGGCCGGCGACCTGGTACCGGCCGGACTACACCGGTCCGGACGACGCCCCGTTCTACAAGAACGTCGCCTTCTGA
- a CDS encoding MFS transporter, whose amino-acid sequence MEVDANKGEAESDFAAYRNPLVSVTMASTFFLKLVSFLCIPFMTIYLSKNVDAPPYVIGIIVGGSQLGSLTAGFFSGVLADRVGKRRVLLIGLFGSALVFLLFWTVATWFRGAALFPVAFGLLNACYGVMSAFFWPVTQVLMADSLPKERRPAVFRHRYVVTNFAVGIGPPAGAFLGVASARAAFVISGCSYLVFALAFWWLTRGTGFGASDRAAERRSFTGAIKVLGSDRVFRGLTVSMILFTLAYCQIDSNLSAIVNRGFSDGVRFFSVLLTVNAVAVIALQPPATMIAKRIGPRRTLLLGNAVFTVVCLLFSLVEFSKTGLVVLIVLVSAAEVLVVPTVSVVVDELAPPTMRATYFGAATLRNLGLGAGPAAGGLVLASFDRGLLFVFMGLCGAAAWAVVHFTLRENSDADTGPSPESV is encoded by the coding sequence ATGGAAGTGGACGCGAACAAGGGGGAGGCGGAGAGCGATTTCGCCGCGTACCGGAACCCGCTTGTTTCGGTCACCATGGCGAGCACCTTTTTCCTTAAACTGGTCTCTTTTCTCTGCATACCTTTCATGACGATCTACCTGAGCAAGAACGTCGACGCCCCGCCGTACGTCATCGGCATCATCGTCGGCGGAAGCCAGCTCGGGTCGCTCACCGCCGGATTCTTCAGCGGGGTGCTCGCCGACCGGGTCGGGAAGCGACGGGTCCTCCTCATCGGGCTCTTCGGGAGCGCCCTGGTGTTCCTGCTCTTCTGGACGGTGGCGACCTGGTTCCGGGGCGCCGCGCTGTTCCCCGTCGCGTTCGGCCTGCTGAACGCCTGTTACGGAGTCATGTCGGCGTTCTTCTGGCCGGTCACCCAGGTGCTGATGGCCGACAGCCTCCCCAAGGAGCGCCGGCCCGCGGTGTTCCGGCACCGCTACGTGGTGACCAATTTCGCCGTCGGCATCGGACCGCCGGCCGGGGCCTTCCTCGGTGTCGCGTCCGCCCGGGCGGCCTTCGTCATCTCGGGCTGCTCCTACCTCGTCTTCGCCCTCGCCTTCTGGTGGCTCACCCGGGGAACCGGCTTCGGTGCCTCGGACCGGGCGGCGGAGCGGCGCAGTTTCACCGGGGCGATCAAGGTGCTCGGCTCCGACCGGGTGTTCCGGGGACTGACGGTCTCGATGATCCTGTTCACCCTGGCCTACTGCCAGATCGACTCGAACCTCTCGGCGATCGTCAACAGGGGCTTCTCCGACGGAGTGCGCTTCTTCTCCGTCCTCCTGACGGTGAACGCCGTCGCCGTCATCGCCCTGCAGCCGCCGGCCACCATGATCGCCAAACGGATCGGTCCCCGCCGCACGCTGCTTCTCGGCAACGCCGTGTTCACGGTCGTCTGCCTGCTCTTCTCGCTCGTGGAGTTCAGCAAGACCGGTCTCGTCGTCCTCATCGTGCTGGTCAGCGCGGCCGAGGTTCTGGTGGTCCCCACGGTCAGCGTGGTGGTCGACGAACTGGCACCACCCACCATGCGCGCCACCTACTTCGGCGCCGCGACCCTGCGCAACCTCGGCCTCGGGGCGGGCCCTGCCGCGGGCGGCCTGGTGCTCGCCTCCTTCGACCGGGGGCTGCTCTTCGTCTTCATGGGCTTGTGCGGCGCGGCCGCCTGGGCCGTCGTCCACTTCACCCTCAGGGAGAACTCCGATGCGGATACTGGTCCTTCACCAGAATCTGTTTGA
- a CDS encoding inositol monophosphatase family protein, which translates to MRILVLHQNLFDRLGYEQAIDHTAHDVTYAGTQDYLDNIPGHIRCRTFAWDPALPVADQLRPMLAESDPYDRIIARHELLITPAAELRAEFGVPGMGPGTARNFRDKVAMKHTLAEAGVRVPRYLALDAPNTLNTLDSLGTADGGPALWQGPTIVKPRDEGGSQGVRLFATLAEATAHVRAQSGQSDEFATRYELEEYVEGPICHIDGFLFEGEAVVVQPSRYVGTPLRFENGEPLGSVQFDDPELAEWTVRCVRALGGETLTFHLEAIMTEDGPVFMEVAARCGGGHIVGATELRTGANLHRLDMASDIEGALATRFVGPAAAGPSHGFFLFPGHVHRGAEVTVEVADGLLDDPMVLSHRMTAVGVRTPRKHSYRPENLPLSGVVAHTDPAEMERWMLRLFAGTTVTGRFEAYDATGCAPDDHALAHRLAEEAGALLLGLRTEENFGDPRALKDLGDLRSHEFLAAELARHRPQDAVLSEEGVADPARLAAERVWIVDPLDGTREFSETGRTDWAVHVALWAEGRLVAGAVALPALGITHSTADGGVAPPDAARTRGILGSRSRPPAFLAKVADRVGSELIGMGSAGAKTAAVVRGEARAYIHAGGQYEWDSAAPAAVALAAGLHVSRLDGTPLRYNRADPYLPDLLVCQVADAPALLEAIRLEEPGTREPEEAR; encoded by the coding sequence ATGCGGATACTGGTCCTTCACCAGAATCTGTTTGACAGGCTCGGCTACGAGCAGGCCATCGACCACACGGCGCACGACGTCACCTACGCCGGGACCCAGGACTACCTCGACAACATCCCCGGGCACATCCGGTGCCGGACGTTCGCCTGGGACCCGGCGCTTCCGGTCGCGGACCAGCTGCGCCCGATGCTGGCGGAGTCGGACCCGTACGACCGGATCATCGCCCGCCACGAGCTGCTGATCACCCCGGCCGCCGAGCTGCGGGCCGAGTTCGGCGTCCCGGGCATGGGGCCCGGGACGGCCCGCAACTTCCGCGACAAGGTCGCGATGAAGCACACGCTGGCCGAAGCCGGCGTCCGGGTGCCGCGCTACCTGGCGCTCGACGCCCCGAACACCCTGAACACCCTCGACTCCCTCGGCACCGCCGACGGCGGCCCGGCGCTCTGGCAGGGCCCGACCATCGTGAAGCCGCGCGACGAGGGCGGCAGCCAGGGCGTGCGGCTCTTCGCGACCCTCGCGGAGGCCACCGCGCACGTCCGTGCCCAGAGCGGTCAGAGCGACGAGTTCGCCACCCGCTACGAGTTGGAGGAGTACGTGGAGGGGCCGATCTGCCACATCGACGGCTTCCTCTTCGAGGGCGAGGCCGTCGTGGTGCAGCCGTCCCGGTACGTGGGGACGCCGCTGCGCTTCGAGAACGGCGAACCGCTCGGCTCGGTCCAGTTCGACGACCCGGAACTGGCCGAGTGGACGGTCCGGTGCGTACGCGCCCTGGGCGGCGAGACGCTCACCTTCCATCTCGAAGCGATCATGACCGAGGACGGGCCGGTCTTCATGGAGGTGGCGGCGCGCTGCGGCGGCGGGCACATCGTGGGCGCCACCGAACTGCGTACCGGCGCCAACCTGCACCGCCTGGACATGGCGTCGGACATCGAGGGCGCGCTGGCCACCCGGTTCGTCGGTCCGGCGGCCGCCGGACCGAGCCACGGCTTCTTCCTCTTCCCCGGCCATGTGCACCGCGGGGCCGAGGTCACCGTGGAGGTCGCCGACGGACTGCTCGACGACCCGATGGTGCTGAGTCACCGGATGACGGCCGTCGGCGTCCGGACGCCCCGCAAGCACTCCTACCGGCCCGAGAACCTCCCGCTCTCCGGAGTCGTGGCGCACACCGACCCGGCGGAGATGGAGCGCTGGATGCTCCGGCTCTTCGCGGGCACGACCGTCACCGGCCGCTTCGAGGCGTACGACGCGACGGGGTGCGCACCCGACGACCACGCGCTGGCCCACCGGCTCGCCGAGGAGGCCGGTGCCCTTCTCCTCGGGCTGCGCACCGAGGAGAACTTCGGCGACCCCCGCGCGCTCAAGGACCTCGGAGACCTGCGCTCGCACGAGTTCCTCGCCGCGGAACTGGCCCGGCACCGGCCGCAGGACGCCGTGCTCTCCGAAGAAGGTGTCGCCGACCCGGCGCGCCTGGCCGCGGAACGGGTGTGGATCGTCGACCCGCTGGACGGCACCCGGGAGTTCTCCGAGACGGGCCGCACCGACTGGGCCGTCCACGTGGCCCTGTGGGCGGAGGGCCGTCTCGTGGCGGGAGCCGTCGCGCTCCCGGCCCTCGGCATCACCCACTCCACGGCCGACGGGGGTGTGGCACCGCCGGACGCGGCCCGCACGCGGGGAATCCTCGGCAGCCGCTCCCGGCCGCCCGCCTTCCTCGCGAAGGTCGCCGACCGGGTCGGCTCGGAACTGATCGGCATGGGATCGGCCGGCGCCAAGACCGCCGCGGTGGTCCGCGGCGAGGCGCGGGCGTACATCCACGCCGGAGGCCAGTACGAGTGGGACTCGGCGGCCCCCGCGGCCGTGGCGCTCGCCGCCGGGCTGCACGTCTCCCGCCTGGACGGCACCCCGCTGCGCTACAACCGGGCCGACCCCTACCTGCCCGACCTGCTGGTCTGCCAGGTCGCCGACGCCCCGGCGCTGCTCGAGGCGATCCGGCTGGAGGAGCCGGGAACGCGGGAGCCGGAGGAGGCGCGGTGA
- the cysD gene encoding sulfate adenylyltransferase subunit CysD has product MTTVTHTPVNGLTHLDALEAESVHIFREVAGEFERPVVLFSGGKDSIVMLHLALKAFWPAPVPFALLHVDTGHNFPEVIAYRDRVVAEHGLTLHVAHVQEYIDDGRLTERPDGLRNPLQTVPLLDAIGNNRFDAVFGGGRRDEEKARAKERVFSMRDEFGGWDPRRQRPELWRLYNGRHTAGEHVRVFPLSNWTELDVWQYIEREKTELPGIYFAHEREVFARDGMWLTPGAWGGPARTETTERRLVRYRTVGDMSCTGAVDSEAATVAEVITEIAASRLTERGATRADDKVSEAAMEDRKREGYF; this is encoded by the coding sequence GTGACCACCGTGACGCACACCCCCGTGAACGGTCTCACGCACCTCGACGCCCTGGAGGCGGAGTCGGTGCACATCTTCCGTGAGGTGGCGGGAGAGTTCGAGCGCCCGGTCGTCCTCTTCTCGGGCGGCAAGGACTCCATCGTGATGCTGCACCTGGCGCTGAAGGCCTTCTGGCCGGCACCGGTGCCGTTCGCCCTGCTGCACGTCGACACCGGGCACAACTTCCCCGAGGTCATCGCGTACCGCGACCGGGTGGTGGCGGAGCACGGACTGACCCTGCACGTGGCACACGTGCAGGAGTACATCGACGACGGGCGGCTGACCGAACGGCCCGACGGCCTCCGCAACCCGTTGCAGACCGTGCCGCTCCTCGACGCCATCGGGAACAACCGCTTCGACGCGGTGTTCGGCGGCGGGCGGCGCGACGAGGAGAAGGCCCGGGCCAAGGAGCGGGTGTTCTCGATGCGCGACGAGTTCGGCGGCTGGGACCCGCGCCGCCAGCGCCCCGAACTGTGGCGGCTCTACAACGGCCGCCACACGGCGGGCGAACACGTCAGGGTCTTCCCGCTCTCCAACTGGACCGAGCTCGACGTCTGGCAGTACATCGAGCGCGAGAAGACGGAGCTCCCGGGCATCTACTTCGCCCACGAGCGCGAGGTGTTCGCCCGCGACGGCATGTGGCTGACCCCCGGGGCCTGGGGCGGCCCCGCCCGGACCGAGACCACGGAGCGCCGGCTGGTCCGCTACCGCACGGTCGGCGACATGTCCTGCACCGGCGCCGTCGACTCCGAGGCGGCCACCGTCGCCGAGGTGATCACCGAGATCGCCGCCTCCCGCCTCACCGAACGAGGCGCCACCCGCGCCGACGACAAGGTCAGCGAGGCGGCGATGGAAGACCGCAAGCGCGAGGGGTACTTCTGA
- a CDS encoding sulfate adenylyltransferase subunit 1, whose product MSTTTPRRPVETTLLRFATAGSVDDGKSTLVGRLLHDSKSVFTDQLEAVDAASRRRGQDAPDLALLTDGLRAEREQGITIDVAHRYFATPRRRFILADTPGHVQYTRNMVTGASTADLAVVLVDARNGVVAQTRRHAAVAALLRVPHMVLAVNKMDLVGYDESVFASVEAEFTAYAERLGVRAIVAVPMSALAGDNVVEPSAHMDWYAGPTLLEHLETVRTDGDPADDPARFPVQYVIRPQQGAYLDYRGYAGQLASGVLRVGDGVTVLPSGLSATVAGVDVLGTASDAARAGQSVTLRLAEDLDISRGDLIVAGAPPRLGQDVDATVCHLHEKPLRAGDRVLVKHTTRTVRAVVREIPHRIDIDTLDRCPGDDGLHVNDLGRVLLRTAEPLALDDYRDNRTTGSFLLIDPADGTTRGAGMAGPFIESEARRA is encoded by the coding sequence ATGTCCACCACCACACCGCGGCGACCGGTGGAAACCACGCTGCTGCGCTTCGCGACCGCCGGATCGGTCGACGACGGGAAATCCACCCTGGTGGGACGGCTCCTGCACGACTCCAAGTCGGTCTTCACCGACCAGCTGGAAGCCGTCGACGCGGCCTCCCGACGGCGCGGTCAGGATGCGCCCGACCTGGCGCTGCTCACCGACGGCCTGCGCGCCGAGCGCGAGCAGGGCATCACCATCGACGTGGCCCACCGGTACTTCGCCACGCCCCGGCGCCGGTTCATCCTGGCCGATACCCCGGGGCACGTGCAGTACACCCGGAACATGGTGACCGGCGCCTCCACCGCCGACCTCGCCGTCGTCCTCGTCGACGCCCGCAACGGCGTGGTCGCGCAGACCCGCCGGCACGCCGCCGTCGCGGCCCTCCTGCGCGTCCCGCACATGGTGCTCGCCGTCAACAAGATGGACCTGGTCGGCTACGACGAGTCCGTCTTCGCCTCCGTCGAGGCGGAGTTCACCGCGTACGCCGAAAGGCTCGGGGTCCGCGCGATCGTCGCGGTGCCGATGTCCGCGCTGGCCGGCGACAACGTGGTGGAGCCGTCCGCGCACATGGACTGGTACGCGGGCCCGACTCTGCTGGAGCACCTGGAGACCGTCCGGACCGACGGGGACCCGGCCGACGACCCGGCCAGGTTCCCGGTGCAGTACGTGATCCGCCCGCAGCAGGGCGCGTACCTCGACTACCGCGGCTACGCGGGCCAGTTGGCGTCCGGAGTGCTGCGGGTGGGCGACGGGGTGACCGTACTGCCGTCCGGTCTGAGCGCCACCGTCGCGGGCGTCGACGTCCTGGGCACCGCCTCGGACGCCGCACGGGCCGGACAGTCGGTCACCCTGCGCCTGGCCGAGGACCTGGACATCTCGCGGGGCGACCTCATCGTGGCCGGGGCGCCGCCACGGCTCGGCCAGGACGTCGACGCGACCGTGTGTCACCTCCACGAGAAGCCGCTGCGGGCGGGGGACAGGGTGCTGGTCAAGCACACCACGCGCACGGTGCGCGCGGTGGTCAGGGAGATCCCGCACCGGATCGACATCGACACCCTCGACCGGTGCCCCGGCGACGACGGCCTGCACGTGAACGACCTGGGCCGGGTGCTGCTGCGCACCGCCGAACCACTGGCCCTGGACGACTACCGCGACAACAGGACCACGGGCTCCTTCCTGCTGATCGATCCGGCCGACGGGACGACGCGCGGCGCGGGCATGGCCGGACCCTTCATCGAAAGCGAGGCTCGCCGTGCCTGA
- a CDS encoding cation:proton antiporter, whose protein sequence is MPDIDLFRLLVSLLVLLVAAHFMGRLFGRLRQPPVIGEILGGLLFGPSLFGLITPEAQAWLFPKTGPASAGLTLVYQLGTLLLMFLAGIQMRTVFSRQDSRAVGLIAVVGMVIPFGFGLLLVQVVDLSGAMGPAADKTALTLVIACAVAITSIPVISRIMLDLGITDTAFARVVLSVAVLEDVVLNVVIAVALGMVNSGKHDTFGAASLLGVGSGYGAAAYHALVSLAFFGVVAAVSILVRRLLARRPRAAGDDRPTSRVAVRLAMVLAAAGGCLFLGITPMYGAFVVGLMTGWGRPPKAAGDEPEKAIQGFATGFFIPVYFAVVGLKLDLVHSFAPLYTLLFIAFACVVKAASVYAGARWAGRAPTDSVNLAVAMNARGGPGIVLATLSYDAGIVNATLFTTLVLTAIVTSLMAGTWLESAIKRGLLLRADPPVPSVGARRPDPVEAGAV, encoded by the coding sequence GTGCCTGACATCGATCTCTTCAGACTGCTCGTCTCCCTGCTGGTACTGCTGGTGGCCGCCCACTTCATGGGACGGCTCTTCGGCCGGCTGCGCCAGCCCCCCGTGATCGGCGAGATCCTCGGCGGTCTCCTCTTCGGGCCCTCGCTGTTCGGGCTGATCACCCCCGAGGCGCAGGCCTGGCTGTTCCCGAAGACCGGACCGGCCTCGGCCGGGCTGACCCTCGTCTACCAACTCGGCACGCTGCTGCTGATGTTCCTCGCCGGCATCCAGATGCGGACGGTCTTCTCCCGGCAGGACAGCCGGGCGGTGGGGCTCATCGCCGTGGTCGGCATGGTGATCCCGTTCGGCTTCGGGCTGCTCCTGGTCCAGGTGGTCGACCTGTCCGGCGCGATGGGACCGGCGGCCGACAAGACCGCGCTGACCCTGGTCATCGCCTGCGCCGTGGCCATCACCAGCATCCCGGTGATCTCCCGGATCATGCTCGACCTCGGCATCACCGACACGGCCTTCGCCCGGGTGGTGCTCTCCGTCGCGGTCCTGGAGGACGTCGTCCTGAACGTGGTCATCGCGGTGGCGCTCGGCATGGTCAACAGCGGCAAGCACGACACGTTCGGGGCCGCTTCGCTGCTCGGCGTCGGCTCCGGATACGGGGCCGCCGCCTACCACGCACTGGTCTCGCTCGCCTTCTTCGGCGTGGTGGCTGCCGTGAGCATCCTCGTACGGCGGCTCCTCGCCCGGAGACCGCGGGCCGCCGGCGACGACCGCCCCACGAGCCGGGTGGCGGTCCGCCTCGCCATGGTCCTCGCCGCCGCGGGGGGCTGCCTCTTCCTCGGGATCACCCCCATGTACGGAGCGTTCGTCGTCGGGCTGATGACGGGCTGGGGACGTCCCCCGAAAGCAGCGGGGGACGAGCCGGAGAAGGCCATCCAGGGCTTCGCGACCGGGTTCTTCATTCCGGTGTACTTCGCCGTCGTCGGCCTGAAACTCGACCTCGTCCACTCCTTCGCCCCCCTGTACACGCTGCTGTTCATCGCCTTCGCCTGTGTGGTCAAGGCCGCCAGCGTGTACGCGGGTGCGCGCTGGGCGGGCCGCGCGCCCACCGACTCGGTGAACCTCGCCGTGGCGATGAACGCGCGCGGCGGACCGGGCATCGTGCTGGCGACGCTGTCGTACGACGCGGGCATCGTGAACGCGACCCTCTTCACCACGCTGGTGCTCACCGCGATCGTCACCTCGCTGATGGCCGGCACCTGGCTGGAGAGCGCCATCAAGCGGGGGCTGCTGCTCCGCGCCGACCCTCCCGTCCCATCCGTCGGCGCGAGGCGCCCCGACCCGGTCGAAGCGGGTGCCGTATGA